From one Nocardioides yefusunii genomic stretch:
- the coaA gene encoding type I pantothenate kinase: protein MGSDPIGERRCKNICVAISEDSSPYVELNRTDWAALAPETVSPLTSAEVSRLRGLGDSLDIGEVEQVYLPLSKLLSMYVESAGKLHRRQTAFLQHRQPPRTPFVIGVAGSVAVGKSTTARVLQQMLAHWPEHPNVALVTTDGFLYPNAELERRGLMQRKGFPESYDQRALLKFVVDIKSGRDEVLAPTYSHLVYDVVDEEKVIVNRPDIVIVEGLNVLQPARVRDDGRPSLAVSDFFDFSVYVDAATHDIRTWYTERFLRLRETAFQDPDSYFFKYAALTHEEAVTEAQRIWDTINGPNLSDNVLPTRGRADLVLRKDSDHSVRYVRLRKL, encoded by the coding sequence ATGGGCAGTGATCCTATCGGGGAGCGGCGCTGCAAGAATATCTGCGTGGCCATTTCCGAGGACTCCTCACCGTACGTCGAGCTCAACCGTACGGACTGGGCGGCGCTGGCGCCCGAGACCGTCAGCCCGTTGACCTCCGCGGAGGTCTCACGGTTGCGGGGCCTGGGCGACTCCCTCGACATCGGCGAGGTCGAGCAGGTCTACCTGCCACTGTCGAAGCTGCTCTCGATGTACGTCGAGAGCGCGGGCAAGCTGCACCGGCGCCAGACCGCCTTCCTGCAGCACCGTCAGCCGCCACGCACACCGTTCGTGATCGGCGTCGCCGGCTCGGTGGCGGTGGGCAAGTCGACCACCGCCCGTGTGCTGCAGCAGATGCTGGCGCACTGGCCCGAGCACCCCAACGTCGCGCTGGTGACCACCGACGGCTTCCTCTACCCCAACGCTGAGCTCGAGCGTCGCGGCCTGATGCAGCGCAAGGGCTTCCCTGAGTCCTACGACCAGCGTGCCCTGCTGAAGTTCGTCGTCGACATCAAGTCGGGTCGCGACGAGGTCCTGGCCCCCACCTACTCCCACCTCGTCTACGACGTCGTGGACGAGGAGAAGGTGATCGTCAACCGCCCCGACATCGTGATCGTCGAGGGCCTCAACGTGCTCCAACCGGCCCGCGTCCGCGACGACGGACGTCCCTCGCTGGCGGTCAGCGACTTCTTCGACTTCTCCGTCTACGTCGACGCCGCGACCCACGACATTCGCACCTGGTACACCGAACGGTTCCTGAGACTGCGCGAGACGGCCTTCCAGGACCCCGACTCCTACTTCTTCAAGTACGCCGCCCTCACGCACGAGGAGGCCGTCACCGAGGCGCAGCGGATCTGGGACACCATCAACGGCCCCAACCTCAGCGACAACGTCCTGCCCACTCGCGGACGCGCCGACCTGGTGCTGCGCAAGGACTCCGACCACTCGGTCCGGTACGTCCGCCTGCGCAAGCTCTGA
- the glmM gene encoding phosphoglucosamine mutase: MARLFGTDGVRGLANDQLTAQLALDLSVSAAKVLGERSASDVRPVAVVGRDTRVSGQFLEAAVVAGLASSGVDVLLLGELPTPGVAHLTRTLGADLGVMLSASHNAMPDNGIKFLLAGGIKLEDSHEDAIEADLGEEREWPIGAAVGRVKTHLTAVDEYAAHLVSTLSRPLAGVKVVVDCAEGAASVVAPQALRDAGADVVAIHASPDGTNINDNCGSTHIENLRSAVVANGADAGFALDGDADRCLAVDHEGNVVDGDQILAILALALKEQGRLAHDTVVATVMSNLGFVQAMEANGVTVHQTKVGDRYVLEAMKKHGFNLGGEQSGHVILSDHATTGDGTLTALHLVERMVETGRSLQELAAVMTQLPQVLVNVKGVDKARADTDPTLAAAVMAEEAALGSRGRILLRPSGTEPLVRVMVEAPTDLEASDVADRLAKVVAEQLAL; encoded by the coding sequence ATGGCACGACTCTTCGGCACTGACGGCGTTCGCGGTCTCGCGAACGACCAGCTCACCGCCCAACTCGCCCTCGACCTCTCCGTCTCGGCGGCCAAGGTACTGGGGGAGCGGAGCGCATCCGACGTCCGCCCGGTCGCCGTGGTCGGCCGCGACACCCGCGTCTCGGGACAGTTCCTCGAAGCAGCGGTGGTCGCAGGTCTGGCGTCCTCGGGCGTCGACGTCCTGCTGCTGGGCGAGCTGCCCACCCCGGGTGTCGCCCACCTGACCCGCACCCTCGGCGCGGACCTGGGCGTCATGCTCTCGGCCTCGCACAACGCGATGCCCGACAACGGCATCAAGTTCCTGCTCGCGGGCGGCATCAAGCTCGAGGACTCCCACGAGGACGCCATCGAGGCCGACCTCGGCGAGGAGCGCGAGTGGCCGATCGGTGCCGCGGTCGGGCGGGTCAAGACCCACCTCACCGCCGTCGACGAGTACGCCGCCCACCTGGTCTCCACGCTGAGTCGTCCGCTGGCCGGCGTGAAGGTCGTCGTCGACTGCGCCGAAGGCGCCGCTTCGGTGGTCGCACCGCAGGCCCTGCGTGACGCCGGCGCCGACGTCGTCGCGATCCACGCCTCGCCCGACGGCACCAACATCAACGACAACTGCGGCTCCACGCACATCGAGAACCTGCGCTCCGCAGTCGTCGCCAACGGCGCCGACGCCGGATTCGCGCTCGACGGCGACGCCGACCGCTGCCTCGCGGTGGACCACGAGGGCAACGTCGTCGACGGCGACCAGATCCTCGCGATCCTCGCGCTCGCGCTCAAGGAGCAGGGCCGCCTCGCCCACGACACCGTCGTGGCCACCGTCATGAGCAACCTCGGTTTCGTCCAGGCCATGGAGGCCAACGGCGTCACCGTGCACCAGACCAAGGTCGGGGACCGCTACGTCCTCGAGGCCATGAAGAAGCACGGCTTCAACCTCGGCGGTGAGCAGTCGGGCCACGTGATCCTCTCTGACCACGCCACCACCGGAGACGGCACGCTCACCGCGCTGCACCTGGTGGAGCGCATGGTCGAGACCGGCCGTTCCCTGCAGGAACTCGCCGCGGTCATGACCCAGCTCCCGCAGGTGCTCGTCAACGTCAAGGGCGTCGACAAGGCCCGCGCCGACACCGACCCGACGCTGGCCGCCGCAGTGATGGCCGAGGAGGCTGCTCTGGGCAGCCGCGGTCGGATCCTGCTGCGCCCCTCCGGCACCGAGCCGCTGGTGCGCGTCATGGTCGAGGCCCCCACCGACCTCGAGGCCAGCGACGTCGCCGACCGTCTGGCGAAGGTCGTCGCCGAGCAGCTCGCGCTCTGA
- the rpsI gene encoding 30S ribosomal protein S9 translates to MAETTENTVTEVEETFETNAEGIAYSSESAPSEDAPLRAATIAPAAATGRRKEAVARVRIVPGTGVWTINGRTMDDYFPNKLHQQIANEPFVALGVEGRFDVLARVHGGGIAGQAGALRLGVARSLNDVDVEANRATLKKAGLLTRDARVVERKKAGLKKARKASQFSKR, encoded by the coding sequence GTGGCTGAGACCACCGAGAACACCGTGACCGAGGTCGAGGAGACCTTCGAGACCAACGCTGAGGGCATCGCGTACTCGTCGGAGTCCGCTCCGTCCGAGGACGCTCCGCTTCGCGCTGCGACCATCGCCCCCGCTGCGGCCACCGGCCGTCGCAAGGAGGCTGTCGCCCGCGTTCGCATCGTCCCGGGCACCGGCGTGTGGACCATCAACGGTCGCACGATGGATGACTACTTCCCGAACAAGCTGCACCAGCAGATCGCCAACGAGCCGTTCGTCGCCCTGGGCGTCGAGGGCCGTTTCGACGTGCTGGCTCGCGTCCACGGTGGCGGCATCGCCGGTCAGGCCGGCGCCCTGCGCCTCGGCGTGGCCCGCTCGCTGAACGACGTCGACGTCGAGGCAAACCGCGCGACCCTCAAGAAGGCTGGTCTCCTGACCCGCGACGCTCGCGTCGTCGAGCGCAAGAAGGCCGGTCTCAAGAAGGCCCGCAAGGCTTCGCAGTTCTCCAAGCGCTGA
- the rplM gene encoding 50S ribosomal protein L13 → MRTYSPKPADIQREWLVIDATDVVLGRLSVQAANLLRGKHKPTFAPHMDMGDFVIIVNAEKVALSGNKKTTKMSYRHSGFPGGLTATPIGEVLENDARKAIEKAVWGMLPKNRLGRQMLKKLKVYSGPEHPHAAQQAKAFEISQVSQ, encoded by the coding sequence GTGCGCACGTACAGCCCGAAGCCCGCTGACATCCAGCGTGAGTGGCTCGTCATCGACGCTACTGACGTGGTTCTTGGACGTCTCTCCGTCCAGGCCGCCAACCTCCTGCGTGGCAAGCACAAGCCCACGTTTGCTCCGCACATGGACATGGGTGACTTCGTCATCATCGTCAACGCGGAGAAGGTTGCCCTTTCCGGCAACAAGAAGACCACCAAGATGTCGTACCGCCACTCGGGTTTCCCGGGTGGTCTGACCGCGACCCCCATTGGTGAGGTCCTCGAGAACGACGCTCGCAAGGCGATCGAGAAGGCTGTCTGGGGCATGCTCCCCAAGAACCGCCTGGGCCGCCAGATGCTCAAGAAGCTCAAGGTCTACTCGGGCCCTGAGCACCCGCACGCGGCCCAGCAGGCCAAGGCTTTCGAGATCTCCCAGGTCTCCCAGTAA
- a CDS encoding citrate synthase: MTNVPATEASATADASSQSLTVRDNRTGAEYELQITDGTIRAGELGQIRVDADEPGLAVYDPGFTNTASCRSAITYIDGDKGILEYRGYPIEQLAEKSNFLEVAYLLINGELPTKEQYEEWVHEITYHTFVHENVKEFVQGFRYDAHPMGMLMASVGALSTFYPEATNIADEQNRHLQIVRMIAKMPTLGAWAFRHAQGKPFVYPDNDLNYTENFLSMLFKMSESKFAADPRLAKALDVLLILHADHEQNCSTNAVRSVGSSQVDPYSAVSAGIGALYGPLHGGANEAVLRMLKRIGTKENIPAFIEGVKNGEERLMGFGHRVYKNYDPRAKLIKKACDDVFEVTGVNPLLEIAQELEKIALSDEYFVKRRLYPNVDFYSGLIYEALQFPPEMFTVLFAIGRAPGWLAQWNELVTDKEQKIARPKQIYTGDRGLDFVPASERWA, encoded by the coding sequence GTGACGAACGTTCCGGCCACCGAAGCCTCGGCCACCGCCGACGCTTCCAGCCAGTCCCTCACCGTACGCGACAACCGCACCGGTGCCGAGTACGAACTCCAGATCACCGACGGCACCATCCGCGCCGGCGAACTGGGTCAGATTCGTGTTGACGCCGATGAGCCCGGCCTGGCGGTCTACGACCCCGGCTTCACCAACACTGCATCGTGCCGCAGTGCCATCACCTACATCGATGGCGACAAGGGCATCCTCGAGTACCGGGGTTACCCGATCGAGCAGCTCGCTGAGAAGTCCAACTTCCTCGAGGTCGCCTACCTGCTCATCAACGGCGAACTGCCGACGAAGGAGCAGTACGAGGAGTGGGTGCACGAGATCACCTACCACACCTTCGTCCACGAGAACGTCAAGGAGTTCGTCCAGGGCTTCCGTTACGACGCGCACCCCATGGGCATGCTCATGGCGTCCGTCGGCGCTCTCTCGACGTTCTACCCGGAGGCGACCAACATCGCCGACGAGCAGAACCGTCACCTGCAGATCGTGCGCATGATCGCCAAGATGCCGACTCTCGGTGCTTGGGCCTTCCGCCACGCTCAGGGCAAGCCGTTCGTCTACCCCGACAACGACCTGAACTACACCGAGAACTTCCTCTCGATGCTGTTCAAGATGTCGGAGTCGAAGTTCGCTGCTGACCCGCGTCTGGCCAAGGCCCTCGACGTCCTGCTGATCCTGCACGCCGACCACGAGCAGAACTGCTCGACCAACGCGGTCCGCTCCGTCGGTTCCTCGCAGGTCGACCCGTACTCCGCCGTCTCCGCCGGTATCGGCGCCCTCTACGGCCCGCTGCACGGTGGCGCCAACGAGGCCGTTCTCCGCATGCTCAAGCGCATCGGCACCAAGGAGAACATTCCCGCCTTCATCGAGGGCGTGAAGAACGGCGAAGAGCGCCTGATGGGCTTCGGCCACCGGGTCTACAAGAACTACGACCCGCGCGCCAAGCTGATCAAGAAGGCCTGCGACGACGTCTTCGAGGTCACGGGTGTCAACCCGCTCCTCGAGATCGCCCAGGAGCTCGAGAAGATCGCGCTGTCCGACGAGTACTTCGTCAAGCGTCGTCTGTACCCGAACGTGGACTTCTACTCGGGTCTCATCTACGAGGCCCTGCAGTTCCCGCCGGAGATGTTCACCGTTCTGTTCGCGATCGGCCGTGCCCCGGGCTGGCTGGCGCAGTGGAACGAGCTCGTCACCGACAAGGAGCAGAAGATCGCTCGCCCGAAGCAGATCTACACCGGCGACCGCGGCCTGGACTTCGTCCCCGCCTCGGAGCGCTGGGCCTGA
- a CDS encoding S1C family serine protease — MNEQPPYDPTQDRPTPPPNYFGDEGQASPQQNRHGVEETRPIAAQPATTAQAPRVIPPAAAAAALAEAQVAQAHAAPAPQRPQPVTQPVTQSVEHTAVLGTSWDPYSQGEAARAAAEATAKAPKKRRGAAAGIALGSLVLGAVAGFGGAALYDAIDDDASSTSGITSSSANVIDQGRSDAGTGTVESVAAKVLPSVVQIEVAGSSGSGTGSGIVLSEDGRILTNNHVVDGMGADATVRVAFNDGTRAKAKILGTDPLTDTAVIQAEGVSGLTPATIGKSSNLQVGQQVVAIGAPYGLTSTVTSGIVSALDRPVNVGSADSAGNSTTYPAIQTDAAINPGNSGGPLVDMTGSVVGINSSIRTAGSGATDSSSAGSIGLGFSIPMDPMMAIIDQMSKGETPTHARLGITVTNPDSASAEIGALVDKVTEDSAAAKGGLKAKDVITKVDDNVIDSSDDLVATVRTYRPGDKVTVTYLRDGKEATASVTLASDEGQVASTPQDESDDQGAEQNGPQQLPNGGWGSFPWSR, encoded by the coding sequence ATGAACGAGCAGCCCCCGTACGACCCGACGCAGGACCGGCCCACTCCCCCGCCGAACTACTTCGGCGACGAGGGCCAGGCCTCCCCCCAGCAGAACCGGCACGGCGTCGAGGAGACCCGACCGATCGCCGCGCAGCCGGCCACCACGGCCCAGGCACCCCGCGTGATCCCGCCGGCCGCTGCCGCCGCCGCGCTCGCCGAAGCACAGGTCGCCCAGGCCCACGCCGCTCCGGCCCCTCAACGCCCCCAGCCCGTGACGCAGCCCGTGACGCAGTCGGTCGAGCACACCGCCGTCCTGGGGACCTCCTGGGACCCGTACAGCCAGGGTGAGGCGGCCCGTGCCGCAGCCGAGGCCACCGCGAAGGCCCCGAAGAAGCGCCGCGGTGCCGCAGCCGGTATCGCGCTGGGCTCCCTCGTCCTCGGTGCCGTCGCCGGTTTCGGTGGCGCAGCGCTCTACGACGCCATCGACGACGACGCGTCCTCCACCTCCGGAATCACCTCGTCCTCGGCCAACGTCATCGACCAGGGCCGTTCCGACGCCGGCACCGGCACCGTCGAGTCCGTTGCCGCGAAGGTTCTGCCTTCCGTCGTGCAGATCGAGGTCGCGGGTTCGAGCGGCTCGGGCACCGGCTCCGGCATCGTGCTCTCCGAGGACGGGCGGATCCTGACCAACAACCACGTCGTCGACGGCATGGGCGCCGACGCCACCGTCCGGGTCGCGTTCAACGACGGCACCCGCGCGAAGGCGAAGATCCTCGGCACCGACCCGCTCACCGACACCGCCGTGATCCAGGCAGAGGGCGTCTCCGGACTCACCCCGGCCACCATCGGCAAGTCCTCCAACCTGCAGGTCGGTCAGCAGGTCGTCGCGATCGGCGCCCCGTACGGTCTCACCTCGACGGTGACCTCGGGCATCGTGAGCGCCCTGGACCGCCCGGTCAACGTCGGTTCGGCGGACTCCGCGGGCAACTCCACCACCTACCCCGCGATCCAGACCGACGCCGCGATCAACCCCGGCAACTCCGGTGGTCCGCTGGTCGACATGACCGGGTCGGTGGTCGGCATCAACTCCTCGATCCGTACCGCCGGGTCCGGAGCCACCGACAGCTCCTCGGCCGGATCGATCGGCCTGGGCTTCTCGATCCCGATGGACCCGATGATGGCGATCATCGACCAGATGTCGAAGGGCGAGACCCCCACCCACGCACGTCTGGGCATCACGGTCACCAACCCCGACAGCGCCTCGGCCGAGATCGGCGCACTCGTCGACAAGGTCACCGAGGACTCCGCCGCGGCCAAGGGTGGCCTGAAGGCGAAGGACGTCATCACGAAGGTCGACGACAACGTCATCGACTCCTCCGACGACCTCGTCGCGACCGTGCGCACCTACCGCCCCGGCGACAAGGTCACCGTCACCTACCTGCGTGACGGCAAGGAGGCCACCGCGTCGGTGACCCTGGCCAGCGACGAAGGCCAGGTCGCCTCGACCCCGCAGGACGAGTCCGACGACCAGGGTGCGGAGCAGAACGGCCCGCAGCAGTTGCCGAACGGCGGCTGGGGCTCCTTCCCCTGGAGCCGCTGA